The following proteins are encoded in a genomic region of Tenacibaculum sp. 190524A05c:
- a CDS encoding DUF4350 domain-containing protein, whose amino-acid sequence MIKKRYISFILASMAALVLTSCKKTNWQENFRERSKEPFGTYIVQQEIQELFKDEQINVLNKHIDDYLIDIFYDYEADFANYVCIKPVAYRLGPESTNKLLQFAASGNDVFLSLNFFNSTLEETLGIETINLDSDIYTVADLKKLNGTLELENNVFENTSFKYDRNLRKNYFSKFDEESTTILGTQEVNDTIRPNFIKVRYEKGNIFLHTQPIAFTNYYLINGNQEYVENVFSYLPNRTIIWDPQRRASRRRGDDDKTSALSFFMKHPSLKWSLYIAFIGLLLFMFLNARRKQRAIPEVKQLKNSTQDFTHTIANLYLKEENHKNIVSKKITYFLEKIRTKYHLETRNLNSSFIEKLAAKSGNTEHTTKYLINTIIALNKKSICTQDELVRLNTLIENFLQNK is encoded by the coding sequence ATGATAAAGAAAAGATACATATCATTCATTTTAGCATCGATGGCAGCGTTAGTTCTAACAAGCTGTAAAAAGACGAATTGGCAAGAGAACTTCAGAGAACGTTCAAAAGAACCTTTTGGCACCTATATCGTACAACAAGAAATTCAAGAATTATTTAAGGATGAACAAATCAATGTTCTTAATAAACATATTGATGACTATTTAATTGACATTTTCTATGACTATGAAGCGGATTTTGCCAATTATGTTTGTATAAAACCTGTCGCTTATCGCTTAGGTCCTGAATCTACCAACAAATTATTACAATTCGCTGCTTCTGGCAATGATGTTTTCTTATCACTGAATTTCTTCAATAGTACTTTAGAAGAAACCTTAGGAATTGAAACAATAAATCTTGATTCGGACATTTACACTGTGGCGGATTTGAAAAAATTAAATGGAACTCTTGAATTAGAGAATAATGTATTTGAAAATACGAGTTTTAAATATGACCGAAACTTGAGGAAGAATTACTTCTCTAAATTTGATGAAGAAAGTACAACTATTCTAGGAACACAAGAAGTAAACGATACTATTCGTCCTAATTTTATTAAAGTACGTTACGAAAAAGGAAATATATTCTTACATACACAACCGATAGCATTTACAAATTATTATTTGATCAATGGAAATCAAGAATATGTAGAAAATGTGTTTTCATATCTACCAAACAGAACCATAATTTGGGATCCACAGCGAAGAGCAAGCAGAAGACGTGGCGACGATGATAAAACATCTGCCCTGAGCTTTTTCATGAAACATCCTTCATTAAAATGGTCTCTTTATATTGCATTTATTGGATTATTGCTATTCATGTTTTTAAATGCGAGAAGAAAACAACGTGCAATTCCTGAAGTAAAACAATTGAAAAATTCAACACAAGATTTTACACATACTATCGCTAACTTATATTTAAAAGAAGAGAATCATAAAAATATAGTTTCTAAGAAAATCACCTATTTCTTAGAGAAAATCAGAACAAAATATCATCTAGAAACGAGAAATTTAAATTCTAGTTTTATAGAAAAACTCGCTGCAAAATCTGGTAATACAGAACACACAACAAAATATTTGATTAATACAATAATCGCATTAAACAAAAAATCTATCTGTACTCAAGATGAATTAGTTCGTTTGAATACATTGATAGAAAACTTTTTACAAAACAAGTAA
- a CDS encoding stage II sporulation protein M produces the protein MREIAFIKQNKEKWLELDEVISNNIEKTPDEIADLHIKIMNDLSYAQTFYPKSNVVPYLNKLAKKSYSKIYHTKKQEKNTLVAFFLETVPLLSYKYRKYIYVSFIFFFICFFIGLLSTFNDENFARQILGNGYIDETLENIESGDALAIYKNGSTWGSFIGIFNNNLRVGLNMFLSGLFLGIGSGFYIIHNGIMVAVFQAFFYQNNSFFDSLKGIWIHGTYEIFAMIIEAACGYIIGASILFPGALSRFESFKKGLREAFYIFLSTIPFTFVAAFLEGYVTRYYNQVPTFVCILIIATCLVSISYYYLIFPFKVAAKNQVK, from the coding sequence ATGAGAGAGATCGCTTTTATAAAGCAAAATAAAGAAAAATGGCTTGAATTAGATGAAGTAATTTCAAATAATATTGAAAAAACTCCAGATGAAATTGCTGACTTGCATATCAAAATCATGAATGATTTATCATATGCTCAAACCTTTTATCCTAAGAGTAATGTTGTTCCTTATTTGAACAAACTTGCCAAAAAAAGCTACAGCAAAATTTATCATACTAAAAAGCAAGAAAAAAATACATTAGTTGCTTTCTTTTTAGAAACAGTTCCTCTACTCTCTTACAAATACCGAAAGTACATATATGTTTCTTTCATCTTTTTCTTTATTTGTTTTTTCATTGGTTTATTGTCCACCTTTAACGATGAAAACTTTGCTCGTCAAATATTAGGTAATGGCTATATTGATGAAACTTTAGAGAATATTGAAAGTGGAGATGCATTAGCCATTTATAAAAATGGAAGTACTTGGGGAAGTTTTATTGGTATATTCAACAACAATCTACGTGTAGGATTAAATATGTTTTTATCCGGTTTATTCTTAGGAATAGGATCTGGTTTTTATATTATTCATAATGGAATTATGGTTGCCGTTTTCCAAGCTTTCTTTTATCAAAACAATAGTTTTTTTGATAGTTTAAAAGGAATTTGGATTCATGGAACTTATGAAATTTTTGCAATGATTATTGAAGCTGCCTGTGGTTATATTATTGGTGCAAGTATTTTATTCCCAGGAGCACTTAGCCGTTTTGAATCCTTTAAAAAAGGACTTCGAGAAGCCTTTTATATATTCCTAAGTACCATACCATTTACTTTTGTCGCAGCTTTTTTAGAAGGTTATGTAACCCGATATTATAATCAAGTTCCAACCTTTGTTTGTATTCTCATTATCGCAACTTGTTTGGTAAGTATAAGTTACTATTACTTAATATTTCCATTTAAAGTAGCGGCTAAAAATCAGGTTAAATAA
- a CDS encoding RDD family protein, whose product MKTLQINTTQNVKINFEMANVGQRLLAFIIDNVVKFAYIYLIIELFNFSLIKDATDGDYWSVKAIDILMFLPLTFYSLYQEILMNGQTLGKRILKLRVINIEGFKPSIGDYIIRWFMRMVDFNLFILLFVYFYSMGYVNSYFGLIYMIFIIGKSIGFFMIVFTSKNQRVGDISANTVVVYLKDNASFAKTILENIKEDYKPVYANVIKLSDNDARIIKDTYTRAKNKKDYNTLIKLRSKIEEVTGIKKPKETPDIDFIATILKDFNYYTKD is encoded by the coding sequence ATGAAAACGCTACAAATAAATACTACACAAAATGTTAAGATAAATTTTGAGATGGCGAACGTTGGCCAACGATTACTCGCATTTATCATAGATAACGTAGTAAAATTTGCTTACATCTATTTAATTATAGAACTGTTTAATTTTTCTTTGATTAAAGATGCAACAGACGGTGATTATTGGTCGGTTAAGGCTATTGATATTTTAATGTTTTTGCCACTTACATTTTATTCTTTGTACCAAGAAATTTTAATGAATGGACAAACTTTAGGTAAAAGAATTTTAAAGTTGAGAGTTATAAATATTGAAGGATTTAAACCATCCATTGGCGATTATATAATCAGATGGTTTATGCGAATGGTTGATTTTAACTTGTTTATTTTACTCTTCGTTTATTTTTATTCTATGGGATATGTAAATAGCTATTTTGGATTGATTTACATGATTTTTATTATTGGGAAATCAATTGGTTTTTTCATGATAGTTTTTACTTCTAAGAACCAAAGAGTAGGAGATATCTCTGCAAATACAGTTGTGGTGTACTTAAAAGATAACGCCAGTTTTGCTAAAACGATTCTAGAGAATATAAAAGAAGATTATAAACCTGTTTATGCCAATGTTATCAAACTTTCTGATAATGATGCTCGAATAATAAAGGATACTTATACTCGAGCAAAAAACAAGAAGGACTATAATACTTTGATAAAATTAAGATCTAAAATCGAAGAAGTTACTGGTATAAAAAAGCCAAAAGAAACTCCTGATATCGATTTTATAGCAACGATTTTAAAAGACTTTAATTATTACACAAAAGACTAA
- the fahA gene encoding fumarylacetoacetase, translating into MEITANNPNRKSWLKVEENSDFPIQNIPFGVFLTRDDIITIGTRIGDYAIDLGALHQLGYFDGIPLTDDIFLQDTLNDFIADGRKTWRLVRNRIADIFDVKNGKLRDHAEHKDKIIFRMDEVEMLLPVQVGDYTDFYASKEHATNVGSLFRDPKNALMPNWLHIPIGYHGRSSSIIPSGTPIHRPVGQSKPTEEGGAPGFGPSKLLDFELEMAFITTVSNDLGDRISIEEAEDYIFGLVLFNDWSARDIQAWEYQPLGPFLGKNFASTISPWIVTLDALEPFRVDNPKQEPTPLPYLQHEGKHSFDINLQMAIQPEEKEETVVCNSNFKYMYWTMAQQLAHHTVNGCPVEAGDMMGSGTISGPTQDSFGSMLELTWRGQNPIKMNDGSERKFIQDNDTVIMRGFAKNDTVRIGFGECLGKVLPAKPL; encoded by the coding sequence ATGGAAATAACAGCTAATAATCCGAATAGAAAATCGTGGTTGAAAGTTGAAGAAAATTCAGATTTTCCAATTCAAAATATACCTTTTGGAGTTTTTTTAACTCGTGATGATATCATAACTATTGGAACTCGTATTGGTGATTATGCTATTGATTTAGGTGCATTACATCAGTTAGGGTACTTCGATGGAATTCCATTAACAGATGATATTTTTCTACAAGACACTTTAAACGATTTCATCGCAGATGGAAGAAAAACTTGGCGTTTAGTAAGAAACAGAATTGCAGATATTTTTGATGTAAAGAATGGAAAATTAAGAGACCATGCTGAGCATAAAGACAAAATTATCTTTAGAATGGATGAAGTCGAAATGCTTTTACCTGTTCAAGTTGGAGATTATACTGATTTTTATGCAAGTAAAGAACATGCTACCAATGTAGGTAGTCTTTTTAGAGATCCAAAGAATGCTTTAATGCCAAACTGGTTACATATTCCAATTGGATATCATGGAAGAAGTTCTTCAATTATTCCTTCTGGAACACCAATTCACAGACCTGTTGGTCAATCTAAACCTACTGAAGAAGGTGGTGCTCCAGGATTTGGGCCATCGAAATTATTAGATTTTGAATTAGAAATGGCATTTATAACAACTGTTTCTAATGATTTAGGAGACCGAATTTCAATAGAAGAAGCTGAAGATTATATCTTTGGACTAGTATTATTTAATGACTGGTCTGCACGTGATATTCAAGCCTGGGAATATCAACCTTTAGGACCTTTCTTAGGAAAGAATTTTGCTTCAACAATTTCTCCTTGGATCGTAACTTTAGATGCTTTAGAACCATTTAGAGTTGATAATCCAAAACAAGAGCCTACTCCTTTACCTTATTTACAGCATGAAGGAAAGCATAGTTTTGATATTAACTTACAAATGGCAATTCAACCAGAAGAAAAGGAAGAAACTGTAGTTTGTAATTCTAACTTCAAATACATGTATTGGACTATGGCGCAACAATTAGCTCACCATACTGTAAATGGTTGTCCTGTTGAAGCTGGTGATATGATGGGAAGTGGAACAATTTCAGGACCTACTCAAGATAGTTTTGGATCTATGTTAGAATTAACGTGGAGAGGACAAAATCCTATCAAAATGAATGACGGTAGTGAAAGAAAATTCATTCAAGATAACGATACTGTTATTATGAGAGGATTTGCTAAAAATGACACAGTTAGAATTGGTTTTGGTGAATGTTTAGGTAAAGTTTTACCGGCAAAACCATTATAA
- a CDS encoding phosphoglycerate mutase family protein encodes MKKIILVLVFIFSIQGVSAQSETTTYYLIRHTDKVLKNKGDRDPDLTKKGYLRAQKWAEVLSDVKFDMVYSSNYKRTIETAKPTAKANNIGINFYDPKKSYDKAFQKATKGKTVLIVGHSNSTPSFVNKILGESKYVEIDESNYTNLYIVNVNKDSKNSTLLHVDF; translated from the coding sequence ATGAAAAAAATCATTTTAGTTCTTGTATTTATTTTTAGCATTCAAGGTGTTTCAGCACAATCAGAAACAACAACATATTATTTAATTCGTCATACTGATAAAGTGCTTAAAAACAAAGGAGATAGAGATCCAGATTTGACTAAAAAAGGATATTTAAGAGCACAAAAATGGGCAGAAGTTCTTTCTGATGTAAAGTTTGATATGGTATATAGTTCTAATTACAAAAGAACTATAGAAACTGCAAAACCAACAGCTAAAGCAAATAATATAGGAATCAACTTCTACGATCCTAAAAAATCATATGACAAAGCGTTTCAAAAAGCAACTAAAGGTAAAACTGTACTAATTGTAGGACATAGTAACTCAACTCCATCTTTTGTCAATAAGATTTTAGGCGAATCTAAATACGTTGAAATTGATGAAAGTAATTATACCAATTTATACATTGTTAACGTAAATAAAGACAGTAAAAACAGTACCCTTTTACATGTAGACTTTTAG
- a CDS encoding MoxR family ATPase — MEETRQENENLEFTNRIDLTELQESVHKIKTQLNKVIVGQKEMIDLLIVAIFSDGHALIEGVPGVAKTMTTKLLSRAMDIDFSRIQFTPDLMPSDILGTSVFNVKSSEFEFKKGPVFSNMVLIDEINRAPAKTQAALFEVMEEKQITMDGTRYKMNAPFIVLATQNPIEQEGTYRLPEAQLDRFIFKVNVEYPSAEEELEIIIREQALEKNVKLDQVEKVITGAEIIKYKDLITQIKVEKNLLEYIANIVVNTRSNSFLFLGASPRASISILKASKAFAAINGRDFVTPEDIKNAAIPVLEHRVIVTPEREMEGVTSKQIIEQIIESVEIPR, encoded by the coding sequence ATGGAAGAAACAAGACAAGAAAATGAGAACCTAGAGTTTACTAATAGAATTGACCTAACAGAATTACAAGAAAGTGTTCATAAAATCAAAACACAATTAAATAAAGTAATTGTTGGTCAAAAAGAAATGATTGACTTGTTAATAGTTGCTATTTTCTCTGACGGACACGCTTTGATTGAAGGTGTTCCTGGAGTTGCAAAAACTATGACTACTAAATTATTATCTAGAGCTATGGATATTGATTTTAGTAGAATTCAATTCACACCAGACTTAATGCCTTCTGATATTTTAGGAACATCTGTTTTTAATGTAAAATCTTCTGAATTTGAATTCAAGAAAGGTCCAGTTTTCTCAAATATGGTTTTAATTGATGAAATCAATAGAGCTCCTGCAAAAACACAAGCAGCATTATTTGAGGTAATGGAAGAAAAGCAAATTACAATGGATGGTACACGTTATAAAATGAACGCTCCCTTTATTGTATTGGCCACTCAAAACCCAATTGAACAAGAAGGAACATATCGTTTACCAGAGGCTCAATTAGACCGATTTATTTTTAAAGTAAATGTAGAATATCCATCTGCTGAAGAAGAATTAGAAATTATTATTCGCGAGCAAGCATTAGAGAAAAATGTAAAATTAGATCAAGTAGAAAAAGTAATTACTGGAGCTGAGATTATAAAATATAAAGATCTTATCACTCAAATAAAAGTAGAAAAGAACTTATTAGAATATATTGCTAATATTGTTGTAAATACAAGATCAAACTCATTCTTATTCTTAGGAGCATCACCTAGAGCATCCATTTCTATTTTAAAAGCCTCAAAAGCTTTTGCTGCGATTAACGGACGTGATTTCGTAACTCCAGAAGATATTAAAAATGCTGCAATTCCTGTATTGGAACATCGTGTAATTGTGACTCCTGAACGCGAAATGGAAGGTGTTACGAGCAAACAAATTATTGAACAAATTATTGAATCTGTTGAAATTCCTAGATAA
- the clpB gene encoding ATP-dependent chaperone ClpB gives MNFNNYTIKSQETIQLSQQIAQEYNHNQIENEHILKSMFQVDENVLPFILKKLNLNIDLIQNVLDQQLNSFSKVSGANILLSHEATKTLNEASIIAKKMSDEYVSIEHLILAIFKSKSQISQFLKDQGVNEKGLKAAIEELRKGNRVTSQSAEESYNSLNKYAKNLNQLAQDGKLDPVIGRDEEIRRLLQILSRRTKNNPILVGEPGTGKTAIAEGLAHRIIRGDVPENLKDKLIFSLDMGALIAGAKFKGEFEERLKAVIKEVTTSEGDIVLFIDEIHTLVGAGGGQGAMDAANILKPALARGELRAIGATTLDEYQKYFEKDKALERRFQKVVVDEPDTESAISILRGIKEKYETHHKVRIKDEAIIGAVELSQRYITSRFLPDKAIDLMDEAAAKLRMEINSKPEELDILDRKIMQLEIEIEAIKRENDVSKLKSLNADLANLKEERNEINAKWQSEKTVVDSIQSLKTAIEESKLEAEKAERNGDYGRVAELRYGKIKELQEELEEQQKILSEQEDNALIKEEVTYDNIAEVVAKWTGIPVTKMLQSEREKLLRLEDELHKRVVGQEEAIEAVSDAVRRSRAGLQNPNKPIGSFLFLGTTGVGKTELAKALAEYLFDDDNAITRIDMSEYQERHSVSRLVGAPPGYVGYDEGGQLTEAVRRKPYSVVLLDEIEKAHPDTFNILLQVLDEGRLTDNKGRVADFKNAIIIMTSNMGSHIIQEKFETMKGEIHSAMDLAKDEVLGLLKQSVRPEFLNRIDDITMFTPLSEHNIRNIVEIQLNSVKKTVAEQNIVLDATEEAISYLAKKGYQPEFGARPVKRVIQKEVLNTLSKEILSGKVTTDSIILLDAFDDELVFRNQSELVSNS, from the coding sequence ATGAATTTCAATAACTATACAATAAAATCACAAGAGACTATTCAGCTTTCACAGCAAATAGCTCAAGAATATAATCACAATCAAATTGAAAATGAGCACATCTTAAAGTCTATGTTTCAAGTAGATGAAAATGTACTTCCTTTCATATTGAAAAAGTTAAATCTAAATATTGATTTAATACAAAATGTATTAGATCAACAATTGAATAGTTTCTCAAAGGTTAGTGGAGCTAATATTCTATTGTCACACGAAGCTACTAAAACATTAAACGAAGCTTCTATTATAGCTAAAAAGATGAGTGATGAATATGTTTCTATAGAACATCTTATCCTGGCTATATTTAAATCGAAAAGTCAAATTTCACAATTTTTAAAAGATCAAGGAGTTAATGAAAAAGGGTTAAAAGCTGCAATTGAAGAACTACGTAAAGGAAATAGAGTTACTTCACAAAGTGCTGAAGAATCATACAATTCACTGAACAAATACGCTAAAAATTTAAATCAATTAGCACAAGACGGAAAATTAGATCCTGTTATTGGTAGAGATGAAGAAATTAGACGATTACTTCAGATTTTATCTAGAAGAACTAAAAATAATCCAATTCTTGTTGGAGAACCAGGAACCGGAAAAACTGCAATTGCAGAAGGATTAGCGCATAGAATTATTCGTGGAGATGTACCAGAGAACTTGAAAGATAAACTCATTTTCTCCTTAGATATGGGAGCATTAATTGCTGGAGCAAAATTCAAAGGAGAATTTGAAGAGCGTTTAAAAGCAGTAATTAAGGAAGTAACTACATCTGAGGGCGATATTGTTTTATTCATTGACGAGATCCATACTCTAGTTGGTGCTGGTGGTGGTCAAGGAGCAATGGATGCTGCTAATATTTTAAAACCGGCTTTAGCCCGTGGTGAATTAAGAGCTATTGGAGCAACAACTTTAGATGAATATCAAAAGTATTTCGAAAAAGATAAAGCTCTAGAGCGTCGTTTTCAAAAAGTAGTCGTTGACGAACCGGATACTGAAAGTGCGATATCAATTTTACGTGGTATTAAAGAAAAGTACGAAACACACCATAAAGTGCGTATTAAAGATGAAGCTATTATTGGAGCTGTAGAACTTTCTCAACGTTATATTACTAGTCGTTTTTTACCAGACAAAGCCATTGATTTAATGGATGAAGCTGCTGCTAAATTACGTATGGAAATTAATTCTAAACCGGAAGAGTTAGATATTTTAGATCGTAAAATAATGCAGTTAGAAATTGAAATAGAGGCTATAAAACGTGAAAACGATGTCTCAAAATTAAAATCTCTAAATGCTGATTTAGCAAATCTGAAAGAAGAAAGAAATGAAATTAATGCAAAATGGCAATCTGAGAAAACTGTTGTTGATTCTATACAATCGCTAAAAACAGCTATTGAAGAATCTAAATTAGAGGCTGAAAAAGCTGAAAGAAATGGTGATTATGGACGCGTTGCAGAACTACGTTATGGGAAAATTAAAGAGCTTCAAGAAGAATTAGAAGAACAACAGAAAATTCTTTCTGAACAAGAAGATAACGCACTTATTAAGGAGGAAGTTACTTATGACAACATTGCTGAAGTAGTTGCAAAATGGACGGGAATTCCTGTAACTAAAATGCTACAATCGGAACGTGAAAAATTATTACGATTAGAAGATGAATTACATAAGCGAGTGGTTGGACAAGAGGAAGCTATAGAAGCAGTTTCTGATGCCGTTAGAAGATCAAGAGCAGGATTGCAAAACCCAAATAAACCTATTGGTTCTTTCCTCTTTTTAGGGACGACGGGAGTTGGTAAAACGGAATTAGCCAAAGCTTTAGCTGAGTATTTATTTGATGATGATAATGCCATTACACGAATAGACATGAGTGAATATCAAGAGCGTCATTCTGTAAGTAGATTAGTGGGTGCGCCTCCTGGATATGTTGGTTATGATGAAGGTGGACAATTAACAGAAGCAGTGCGAAGAAAGCCCTATTCTGTTGTGCTTTTAGATGAAATTGAAAAAGCTCATCCAGATACTTTTAATATTCTGTTACAAGTATTAGATGAAGGTAGATTAACAGATAATAAAGGTCGTGTTGCTGATTTCAAAAACGCAATTATCATAATGACTTCAAATATGGGAAGTCATATTATTCAAGAGAAGTTCGAAACCATGAAAGGTGAGATACATTCAGCAATGGATTTAGCAAAAGATGAAGTTTTAGGGTTACTTAAACAAAGTGTCAGACCTGAATTCTTGAATCGAATTGACGATATAACTATGTTCACTCCACTTTCTGAACACAACATTAGAAACATTGTTGAAATTCAATTGAACAGTGTTAAAAAAACAGTAGCCGAACAAAATATTGTTCTTGACGCAACTGAAGAAGCAATAAGCTATTTAGCTAAAAAAGGATATCAACCAGAATTTGGAGCAAGACCCGTAAAAAGGGTTATTCAAAAAGAGGTTTTGAATACATTATCAAAAGAAATTTTATCAGGAAAAGTAACAACAGATAGTATCATTTTATTAGATGCATTTGATGATGAATTGGTTTTTAGAAATCAATCAGAATTGGTAAGCAATTCATAG
- the ytxJ gene encoding bacillithiol system redox-active protein YtxJ — MGIFGNIFNKSTEKSEKKEVKSVINWIPLTSVSQFEEIKKKSKSKVVGIFKHSTRCVISRTVLKNFDQGFPESVSDKIDMYYLDLLSYRDVSNEVGYEFQVMHQSPQLLLIHNGITALHASHYDITQINLEKIIK, encoded by the coding sequence ATGGGAATATTTGGTAATATATTTAATAAATCGACTGAGAAAAGTGAAAAGAAAGAAGTGAAGTCCGTAATAAATTGGATTCCATTAACTTCTGTAAGTCAATTTGAAGAAATAAAGAAAAAATCTAAATCAAAAGTAGTAGGTATTTTTAAGCATTCTACAAGATGTGTTATTAGTAGAACGGTATTGAAAAATTTTGACCAAGGTTTTCCTGAGAGTGTAAGTGATAAGATAGATATGTACTATTTGGATTTATTAAGTTACCGTGACGTGTCTAATGAAGTAGGGTATGAGTTCCAAGTAATGCATCAATCTCCACAACTTTTGTTAATTCATAATGGAATAACTGCTTTGCATGCATCACATTATGATATTACTCAAATTAATCTCGAAAAAATCATAAAATAA
- a CDS encoding DEAD/DEAH box helicase, with protein MSTTETKNKVGKSLYDYQKEALFKIFKSFENAPENYHLLYQLPTGGGKTVIFSEITRQYLKHYKKKVLIMTHRIELCKQTARMLGEFGVENKIIDSKASLDDQDEYDCFVAMVETLNNRLNDDILDISDVGLVIIDEAHYNSFTKLFKFFNKSFILGVTATPLSSNIKMPMKDNYDELIVGESIAALINNEYLAKASVYSYNVGLTSLEVGANGDYTVKSSEDLYTNTNMLSKLLQAYEERAKGTKTLIFNNGINTSLYVYDTFKRAGYPIAHLDNTNTKKERDAILKWFNQTPNAIITSVSILTTGFDEPSVQSIILNRATKSLTLYYQMIGRGSRILPGKSNFNVIDLGNNFHRFGPWGADLDWQKMFRAPNFYLDNLLTDEDIESNFRYELPEAVREEFANTKDEDLYFDVKRVYVDTIQSGQSSKKVLEKSIEHHAKMCIENSEDVFDALLLAKKLGGDIDDRIHRYSKCICKSTHNFIDWLQDDYRKKLNSYLRANFDEVYEDIFGHPPPEE; from the coding sequence TTGAGTACTACTGAAACTAAAAATAAAGTTGGTAAAAGTCTTTACGATTACCAGAAAGAGGCATTATTTAAAATATTTAAGAGTTTCGAAAACGCCCCTGAAAATTATCATCTTCTGTATCAATTGCCAACAGGAGGAGGAAAAACAGTTATATTTTCTGAAATTACACGTCAATATTTAAAGCACTACAAAAAGAAAGTGCTTATTATGACGCACCGAATCGAATTATGTAAACAAACGGCTAGAATGCTTGGAGAGTTTGGTGTTGAAAATAAAATTATTGATAGTAAAGCAAGTTTAGACGATCAAGATGAGTATGATTGTTTTGTTGCAATGGTGGAAACACTAAATAATAGATTAAATGATGATATTCTTGATATATCAGATGTAGGATTAGTTATTATTGATGAGGCGCACTATAATTCGTTTACTAAATTATTTAAATTCTTCAATAAATCTTTCATTTTAGGAGTTACGGCAACACCGTTAAGTTCTAATATTAAAATGCCAATGAAAGATAACTATGATGAATTAATCGTAGGAGAAAGTATTGCAGCCTTAATTAATAATGAATATTTAGCAAAGGCAAGTGTATATTCTTACAATGTTGGTTTAACTTCACTTGAAGTTGGAGCAAATGGAGATTATACAGTAAAATCTTCTGAAGATTTATATACCAATACGAATATGCTTTCTAAGTTATTGCAAGCATATGAAGAACGAGCTAAAGGAACGAAAACCTTAATCTTTAATAATGGTATTAATACATCTTTATATGTGTATGATACGTTCAAAAGAGCAGGATACCCTATTGCACATTTAGATAATACAAATACAAAAAAGGAGCGTGATGCGATTTTAAAATGGTTTAATCAAACTCCAAATGCCATCATTACTTCTGTTAGTATTTTAACTACAGGATTTGACGAGCCTTCTGTTCAGTCGATTATCTTAAACAGAGCAACAAAATCTTTGACATTATATTATCAGATGATTGGTCGTGGATCAAGGATTCTTCCAGGAAAATCTAATTTTAATGTAATTGATTTAGGAAATAATTTCCACAGATTTGGACCATGGGGAGCGGATTTAGATTGGCAGAAAATGTTTAGAGCTCCTAATTTTTATCTAGATAACTTACTTACGGATGAGGATATTGAAAGTAATTTTAGATACGAATTACCTGAAGCAGTTAGAGAAGAATTTGCTAATACAAAAGACGAAGATTTATACTTCGATGTTAAACGAGTATATGTAGATACAATTCAATCAGGACAGAGTTCTAAAAAAGTTCTTGAGAAATCAATAGAGCATCATGCTAAGATGTGTATAGAGAATAGTGAAGACGTTTTTGATGCATTATTATTAGCGAAGAAGTTAGGAGGAGATATAGATGATAGAATTCACAGATATTCAAAATGTATTTGTAAGTCTACACATAATTTCATTGATTGGTTACAAGATGATTATCGTAAGAAGTTAAATTCTTACTTAAGAGCTAACTTTGATGAAGTTTATGAAGATATATTCGGTCACCCACCACCAGAAGAGTAG